Proteins encoded by one window of Scatophagus argus isolate fScaArg1 chromosome 8, fScaArg1.pri, whole genome shotgun sequence:
- the gdi1 gene encoding rab GDP dissociation inhibitor alpha, with translation MDEEYDVIVLGTGLTECILSGIMSVNGKKVLHMDRNPYYGGESSSITPLEELYKRFSLPDTPPESMGRGRDWNVDLIPKFLMANGQLVKMLLYTEVTRYLDFKVVEGSFVYKGGKIYKVPSTETEALASNLMGMFEKRRFRKFLVFVANFDENDPKTFEGVDPKTTTMRDVYKKFDLGQDVIDFTGHALALYRTDDYLDVPCLETINRIKLYSESLARYGKSPYLYPLYGLGELPQGFARLSAIYGGTYMLNKPVDEIVMEGGHVVGVKSEGEVARCKQLICDPSYIPDRVRKAGQVIRVICILSHPIKNTNDANSCQIIIPQNQVNRNSDIYVCMISYAHNVAAQGKYIAIVSTTVETSEPEVEIEPALELLEPIDQKFVAISDLYEPTDDGTESQVFASRSYDATTHFETTCNDIKDIYKRMTGSDFDFENMKRKQNDVFGEDEQ, from the exons ATGGATGAGGAATATGATGTGATCGTTTTGGGCACCGGACTCACA GAATGCATTCTGTCCGGGATCATGTCTGTGAATGGGAAAAAGGTTCTGCACATGGACAGGAACCCCTACTATGGTGGCGAGAGCTCTTCCATCACCCCTCTGGAGGAG CTTTACAAGCGCTTCAGTCTTCCAGACACTCCACCCGAGTCAATGGGCAGAGGAAGGGACTGGAATGTTGACCTTATCCCCAAGTTTCTCATGGCCAACG GTCAGCTTGTGAAGATGCTGCTATACACAGAAGTGACACGATACCTGGACTTTAAGGTAGTGGAGGGAAGCTTTGTCTACAAAGGAGGAAAAATCTACAAGGTGCCATCGACTGAGACTGAGGCGCTAGCTTCAA ATCTGATGGGCATGTTTGAGAAGCGAAGGTTTCGGAAGTTCCTGGTCTTTGTGGCCAACTTCGACGAGAACGACCCCAAGACCTTTGAGGGCGTGGACCCCAAAACAACAACGATGAGGGATGTTTACAAGAAGTTTGACCTCGGACAGGATGTCATTGACTTCACCGGCCACGCCCTGGCCCTCTACCGGACGGATGA CTATCTTGATGTTCCCTGTTTGGAGACGATCAATCGTATTAAGCTGTATAGTGAATCTCTGGCCCGGTATGGCAAGAGTCCCTACCTCTACCCCCTGTATGGTCTGGGAGAGCTGCCGCAGGGATTTGCCAG ATTGAGTGCAATCTATGGGGGCACCTACATGCTGAACAAACCAGTGGATGAGATAGTGATGGAAGGAGGCCACGTGGTTGGGGTGAAGTCTGAGGGCGAG GTGGCTCGTTGTAAGCAGCTCATCTGCGACCCCAGCTACATCCCGGACCGCGTCCGTAAGGCGGGTCAGGTGATCCGTGTCATCTGCATCCTCAGCCACCCCATCAAAAACACCAATGACGCCAACTCCTGCCAGATCATCATTCCTCAGAATCAGGTTAACCGCAACTCAG ACATATACGTGTGCATGATCTCCTATGCTCACAATGTGGCAGCCCAGGGGAAGTACATTGCCATCGTCAGCACCACAGTGGAAACCAGTGAGCCGGAGGTTGAGATAGAGCCGGCCCTGGAGCTTCTGGAGCCCATCGACCAAAA GTTTGTGGCTATTAGTGACCTTTATGAGCCCACAGATGACGGCACTGAGAGCCAG GTCTTCGCCTCACGATCCTATGATGCCACCACTCACTTCGAGACCACCTGCAACGACATCAAGGACATCTACAAACGTATGACCGGGAGCgactttgactttgaaaacATGAAGCGCAAACAGAACGATGTGTTTGGGGAGGATGAGCAGTGA
- the atp6ap1b gene encoding V-type proton ATPase subunit S1b, with translation MAGSRCLSRVRLMNFVAFFFALVATGTSTAQVPVLMWSSDGLPPLASPAAGHITSNDQLTAYLSSAFGSGPHTVLLFLQDKLSKDDFTVYGGVYGNKQDSAFPNLETALRSASSSVTLPALEWSGSSAILTLLQDKLGVSPLLVDADTLSHVSINRSVSNLLLINLPYCSGLHKSCKEVLHDNDEIIGNVLTVLKAKNVPYTAVYTGLQPSRVISQASESNQPVGRSLLQAVEPAVKPPIIFNGSSGPCIMLWAQNLSVSLSSSAAWIDLAAQTPTLTGSLCNSSNSRLVLNYASGITLSFAMSQRFYRVSARNWFTLDSVQLQSNGLTASFIGSRNIYAPAEYSFHCQSVNSFRDALLVPNNTNQNASQWRLNFVDFQIQGFGLANGTNFSYASDCAGFFTAGIWMGLLTSLLILLIFVYGLHMIMQVNTMDRFDDPKGPSISVPQSE, from the exons ATGGCAGGTTCGAGGTGCTTGAGTCGAGTGCGATTAATgaattttgttgcctttttcttCGCTCTTGTCGCTACAGGCACCTCCACTGCTCAAGTTCCTGTTTTAATGTGGTCCAGTGACGG CTTACCGCCACTGGCCTCACCTGCCGCTGGACACATCACGTCCAACGATCAGTTAACTGCCTACCTCAGCTCTGCCTTCGGCTCGGGCCCCcacactgtgctgttgtttctgcaggACAAG TTAAGCAAAGACGACTTCACAGTCTATGGTGGGGTGTATGGAAACAAGCAGGATAGTGCCTTTCCTAACCTCGAG ACTGCACTGCGGTCCGCTTCCTCGTCAGTGACGCTTCCTGCATTAGAGTGGTCGGGCTCCTCCGCCATCCTGACTCTGCTGCAAGACAAGCTTGGTGTCTCACCTCTGCTTGTGGACGCAGACACTCTGTCACATGTCAGCATCAACAGATCTGTCAGCAACCTGCTGTTGATCAATCTTCCTTACTGTTCTGG CTTACACAAGTCTTGCAAGGAAGTCCTTCATGACAATG ATGAGATTATCGGGAATGTTCTGACTGTCCTGAAAGCCAAAAACGTCCCGTACACTGCAGTATACACCGGACTCCAGCCATCACGA gtgATTTCACAGGCTTCTGAGTCTAACCAGCCTGTAGGCCGGTCTTTGCTCCAAGCAGTCGAACCTGCGGTCAAACCGCCCATCATTTTTAATGGATCCAGTGGCCCTTGCATTATGCTTTGGGCTCAGAATCTCAGTGTCAGCCTCTCGAGCTCTGCAGCGTGGATCGACCTGGCTGCACAAACACCTACACTCACTGGATCCCTGTGTAACAGCAGTAACTCACG GCTTGTCCTGAATTATGCCTCAGGCATTACACTAAG TTTTGCCATGAGTCAGCGGTTTTATCGCGTGTCTGCACGGAACTGGTTCACCCTGGACTCTGTGCAGCTGCAGTCTAATGGTCTAACTGCGTCCTTCATTGGGAGCCGAAACATCTACGCCCCTGCAGAGTACTCCTTCCACTGCCAGTCTGTCAACAGCTTCCGAGATGCTTTGCTCGTGCCGAACAACACCAACCAGAACGCCTCACAGTGGAGGCTCAATTTCGTCGACTTCCAG attcagGGCTTCGGTTTGGCCAACGGAACGAATTTCTCCTACGCCAGTGACTGCGCAGGCTTCTTCACTGCAGGGATTTGGATGGGGCTGCTGACCTCATTGCtcattttgcttatttttgtgtATGGTCTGCACATGATCATGCAGGTAAACACTATGGATCGATTCGACGACCCCAAAGGCCCGTCGATTTCAGTGCCTCAGTCAGAGTGA
- the itih6 gene encoding inter-alpha-trypsin inhibitor heavy chain H6, with protein sequence MMNLKVQCVLVFFTFYVQQGLSRDFEANLGANILLQRGKRQSKPTKPALKVTDYHVRCSVVSRYAVTTVQSSVWNQLPITKEAAFEVDLPSSAFISNFTITSNDKVYVAQVKERAAARKIYDAAKKQGKTAGLVATKEREIEKFRVAVSVPSGARMFFSLSYEELLPRRLGRYELSLGLRPGQPVQNLTLDVSITERTGISFIKVLPLKTSRLLSNTAQGEAEAPASTHIKQSAGCARIRYSPTLQQQNSISSKGLNADFIIQYDVDLRDLMGEVQVHDGYFVHYFAPRGLPVVPKDVIFVIDVSGSMIGTKIKQTKQAMSTILEDLREGDHFNIITFSDKVHTWKKGRTVRATRQNVRDAKDFVKRIIAEGWTNINAALLSAAQLVNPSSSSSNHLSSHRVPLVIFLTDGEATIGVTAGDTILSNAKKALGSASLFGLAFGDDADFLLLKRLALDNRGVARMVYEDADAALQLKGFYDEVASPLLSDIQLSYLDDQAFDITRSLFPNYFQGSELVVTGKVKPGVKDLKVSMSATDTKHRVKLENDVLISQAELNVSADSLDCSAGLEGISSFVHRLWAYFTIKELLLAKLNATDPAIQRLLADKATNLSLKYNFVTPVTSLVVVKPDADEAAQTPTTAKTTTAATITTTATTTATTKISAAGAARKPGSPSIPRPNKTKPDPPQPPPNTPQAKKISHSTTTAKTPSKKSTTTTSPNSVKTAPASFSGKKSTPAHNDSKTASPSSSGRIPTSLLHALKTASPPAPGKVSTTQPNTTTTPVITFTTSTTVPPDPAPLSGRPLTPQPSTVRTALAPVKVTVTFTETENSTRSAPDVPQPQTTTALSEAPSPLTSPTPAPAPTVEDNDTNAETDLSIATFVSATFAPMPGVTDGPRLWEAAGLLDVSTFIQRKDIELVKDYDATYDYDYDLSYDAWDDTADTGSFEPTSRLSTIRVFSSSVDGDPHFVVQLPKLRQNLCFTVDGKANDVLRLLEDPDRGIIVDGHLIGAPTKLGAEERSRTYFDQLTISSATGGSADITITLLLDAVVVEGEGRDTLPINQQGSVTRKGVTVAVDNHRSCWIELAKDVRFLVLFHHYKHPNYFQMAHLGFYITDGRGLSASTQGLLGQFQHADMSVTVVKDYHDGGAHSEAVSARGILRWGSEHMSVTLQDKTLKDTVRKRHTGKCWVVHKAEVERLLGHPYDSYVVDRM encoded by the exons ATGATGAACTTAAAAGTTCAGTGCGTTCtagttttctttactttttatgtGCAACAGGGATTATCGAGGGATTTTGAGGCAAACCTTGGAGCCAATATTCTTTTACAG agaGGAAAACGTCAAAGCAAACCAACGAAACCAGCG CTCAAGGTGACAGACTACCATGTGAGGTGTTCAGTGGTGTCCCGCTATGCTGTCACCACAGTCCAGAGCTCAGTATGGAACCAGCTGCCCATCACTAAGGAGGCTGCCTTTGAGGTGGACCTGCCCTCGTCTGCTTTCATCTCCAACTTCACCAT CACCTCCAATGACAAGGTGTATGTGGCCCAGGTGAAGGAAAGAGCTGCTGCCAGGAAAATTTACGATGCTGCTAAGAAGCAAGGAAAAACAGCTGGACTTGTTGCTACCAA agagagggagattgaGAAGTTTCGCGTGGCAGTGAGTGTACCGTCGGGAGCTCGGATGTTCTTCTCCCTGTCCTATGAGGAGCTGTTGCCCCGTCGACTCGGTCGTTATGAGCTCAGTCTGGGTCTGAGACCTGGACAACCTGTGCAGAACCTCACATTAGATGTCAGTATAACAGAGCGGACGGGCATCAGTTTCATCAAAGTCCTTCCTCTCAAAACAAGCCGACTGCTTTCCAACACCGCTCaag GCGAAGCAGAAGCGCCTGCCTCCACTCACATTAAGCAGAGTGCTGGCTGTGCTCGAATTCGCTACAGTCCCACactacagcagcagaacagcatCTCCTCTAAAGGTCTCAACGCAGACTTCATCATTCAGTATGACGTGGACCTCAGGGACCTCATGGGAGAAGTCCAG GTGCATGATGGCTACTTTGTGCATTACTTTGCACCTAGAGGGCTTCCTGTGGTTCCTAAGGATGTTATATTTGTCATTGATGTCAGTGGCTCAATGATAggcaccaaaataaaacag ACCAAGCAGGCCATGAGCACCATTCTCGAGGACCTTAGAGAGGGAGACCACTTCAATATCATCACCTTCTCAGACAAGGTTCACACTTGGAAGAAAGGGCGAACGGTGCGGGCAACTCGGCAAAATGTACGAGACGCCAAAGACTTCGTGAAGCGGATTATTGCAGAAGGAT GGACCAATATCAATGCAGCTCTGCTTTCAGCTGCACAGCTCGTAaacccatcctcctcctcatccaacCACCTCTCATCCCACCGTGTTCCTCTGGTAATTTTCCTTACTGATGGGGAGGCAACCATTGGAGTAACAGCTGGTGACACCATCCTTAGTAATGCCAAAAAGGCTTTGGGCTCTGCTTCGCTGTTTGGCCTTGCCTTTGGAGACGATGCAGACTTCCTGCTCCTGAAACGCTTGGCTCTGGATAACCGAGGCGTCGCTAGGATGGTGTATGAGGATGCAGACGCAGCCTTGCAGCTGAAGGGCTTCTATGACGAAGTAGCCAGCCCTTTGCTATCGGACATCCAGCTGTCGTACCTGGACGATCAGGCATTTGACATCACCCGCTCCCTGTTCCCAAACTACTTCCAAGGCTCTGAGCTGGTGGTCACTGGGAAGGTCAAACCAGGGGTAAAGGATTTAAAGGTGTCAATGTCCGCTACTGATACGAAGCACCGCGTCAAGCTGGAGAACGATGTGTTGATTTCACAGGCAGAGTTGAATGTGAGTGCAGATTCATTAGACTGTTCAGCTGGCTTAGAGGGAATCTCCAGCTTTGTGCACCGTCTCTGGGCATATTTCACCATCAAAGAGTTGCTGCTAGCCAAACTGAATGCTACTGACCCTGCGATTCAAAGGTTACTTGCAGATAAGGCCACCAATCTGTCCCTCAAATATAACTTTGTAACACCAGTCACTTCTTTAGTTGTAGTTAAGCCAGATGCAGATGAAGCAGCTCAAACTCCAACCACTGCAAAAACCACCACCGCAGCCACCATAACCACAACTGCAACGACGACAGCTACAACCAAAATatcagctgctggtgctgcaaGGAAGCCCGGCTCACCTTCTATCCCcagaccaaacaaaacaaaaccagaccCGCCACAGCCACCTCCAAATACACCACAAGCTAAAAAAATCTCACACTCAACTACCACAGCAAAAACACCGTCCAAGAAATCCACAACGACCACAAGTCCCAACTCCGTCAAAACTGCCCCAGCATCATTCTCTGGTAAAAAGTCCACTCCTGCCCACAATGATTCCAAAACTGCCTCTCCTTCATCCAGTGGTAGGATACCCACCTCTCTTCTTCATGCTCTAAAAACAGCATCACCCCCTGCACCTGGAAAAGTCTCCACTACTCAGCCCAACACGACAACCACCCCAGTGATAACATTCACCACCAGCACCACAGTTCCACCCGACCCTGCACCCCTGTCCGGGAGACCCCTTACTCCACAGCCCAGTACAGTGAGGACAGCCCTCGCTCCTGTCAAAGTGACTGTAAccttcacagagacagaaaacagcaccAGATCTGCTCCAGATGTTCCTCAGCCTCAAACCACCACTGCTCTGTCCGAAGCACCGTCTCCACTCACCTCTCCCACTCCGGCACCGGCTCCGACTGTGGAAGACAATGACACAAACGCAGAGACGGACTTGAGCATCGCCACCTTTGTGTCGGCTACCTTTGCTCCCATGCCTGGTGTAACAGATGGGCCACGGCTGTGGGAAGCAGCAGGGCTTCTGG ATGTCTCTACTTTCATTCAAAGAAAAG ATATTGAACTTGTGAAAG ACTATGATGCAACCTATGACTATGACTACGATCTCAGTTATGATGCCT GGGACGATACTGCAGACACAGGATCATTTG AACCTACGTCCAGACTGAGCACCATCCGGGTCTTCTCTTCCTCAG TCGATGGAGATCCTCATTTTGTGGTCCAGCTGCCGAAGCTGCGCCAGAACCTGTGCTTCACAGTAGATGGCAAAGCTAATGATGTTCTCAGACTGTTAGAAGACCCAGACAGAG GGATCATCGTCGATGGCCATCTGATTGGGGCTCCCACAAAGCTCGGTGCAGAAGAACGTTCTCGAACCTACTTCGACCAGCTCACCATTTCCTCGGCCACAGGAGGCTCTGCTGACATCACGATTACCCTCTTATTGGACGCTGTAGTGGTGGAGGGAGAAGGGCGGGATACCCTTCCCATCAATCAGCAGGGATCGGTGACGAGGAAGGGTGTGACGGTTGCTGTGGACAACCACCGGAGCTGCTGGATCGAACTGGCCAAAGATGTGCGGTTCCTGGTCCTGTTCCACCACTACAAACACCCCAACTACTTCCAGATGGCTCACCTGGGATTTTACATCACAGATGGCCGGGGTCTGTCCGCTTCAACCCAAGGCCTACTCG gtcagtttcagcatgctgacatgAGTGTCACTGTGGTGAAGGATTATCACGACGGAGGTGCTCACAGTGAGGCAGTTTCAGCCAGGGGGATCCTGAGGTGGGGGTCAGAGCACATGTCAGTCACCTTGCAAGACAAGACGCTGAAAGACACGGTGCGAAAACGCCACACGGGCAAGTGCTGGGTGGTGCACAAGGCGGAGGTAGAGCGACTACTGGGTCATCCATACGACAGCTACGTGGTGGATCGCATGTAA